CCACGGGATCTTGCAGCTGTAAAAAGTCACGATACCTCCAGTTCACGATCCTTCAGCCAGTAGAACTCGTTTGAAACTGACCACTGCCCGCCACACACCCCAATTCACACCGTAGAGGTCTCTACAGATAAGACAAGAGCCAATCATTATACACAAAACGTTGAATACACAGAAAACAACTATTAAACCATGTGATGAAGTCGTTCGGGACGATGCGGTGCCGCATCTGCCCCCGCATCGCCGAATCCCCCACCATCTCCATGTGGGTTGAGGCAAGGATGAGGCCGCTACCTGGCCCGCATTATTAGCTTCGCACTGTGCTTGCACCCAGATACTGCAGGGTCAGCACAGTAATCAGCTGTTTCTCGCACCACCAGACGTTTCTTTGCGGCTCCGATATGTCAACTTTTTGCGACAGCTGCGGAAGCGAGTCAAACATAAAAAGCCCAATCGCACAACACGCAACATGCCCAAGCGAAAGCGCGGCGAGCCCAGCTTGGGCGAAAAGCTCGAGAAGCACTGCAATGAGGTGTTTCGGGCTCTCAAGTCCGCCAAGGGCTTTGAGCGGCAGAGGCTCAGCAAGAGGCTTCGAGAGGATGGCATCGGGCctgacaagaaggagagaTTGGAACGGGAGGTGACTGTGCTAAAGGTGATTTGCCTCTTTAGTATGCTTTTTTGATGCTGGCTGACCTCTTGATAGTCGCTCGACCTTCACCAGACCGCTCGCGCACACATGTACTCGTCCctcctcaaggtcaagaccCTCGCCGCGTCCCCCGACCTGCCCGAAGAAATCCGCGCCGGTGTCCCCAAGCCCGAGCTATCCCCCGACGAGCAGGCCGCCCTGCATAATGTTACCAGCGGACTGTACAACCGAGAACCCGTGAAGCAAGCTGTCGACCGCGCCGTTACCGCCGTGTGCCAAGCACTCAACGTCCCCCTCCCCGAGAAAGCGAAGCGATCACGCAAGTCCaagagggaggagaaggaggagcagcCATCTGACCGGATAGAAAATGCCACCAAGACGGAGAAGGAAGCTCCCGAGGACGATGTGCTGGCATCagtagaggaagaggaggatggctATGGTGACGAGTCAGAGTTTGAGGGCTTCTCGGATGTCGACACAGCTGCTCAGGACGTTGAAGAGATGGACAGCGAGGAtgaagccgaggaggagaaagagcTATCCAAGTACGAAAACCTGCTAGGCGGTTCTTCggacgaagacgaagacTTTGACGACGAGCGATTCGCACAGTTCAGgggcaaggagaaggtgAACCTCGACGACATCTCCGTCTCCGGCTCAGACGCAGAGCCAGAGCTCGATTCAGATTCGGATTCCGAACCAGAGGCTCGTAAACAGCCCTCAGTCTCCCTCTCACCCTCACCACCTccggcaaagaagaagaagaaggacaagacggCCCCCTCCCGCCCTCGCGATTCCACCTTTCTCCCCTCCCTCATGGGCGGCTACATCTCGGGCTCCGAATCCGCCTCTGACGTGGACGTCGCGCCCTCCAAGAAGCGTCTCGGCCAGCGCCAACGCCAGGCCATCTGGGAGAAGAAGTTTGGCACCAGGGCGAAGCACCTCCAGCGACCGGCCAAGCAACGCGGAGGCCGCGACTCGGGCTGGGATATGAAGCGCGGCGCCGTGGACGGAGGAGACGAGCAGCAGCGCACGCCCTGGAAGAAGGGCATTCGCAACCCGCTCACGAGACAGGCCGCCGATTCCAAGCCTGAGGTCCAGAGGCCGCCGACCAAGAAGGATGACGAGGGTCCACTGCATCCCAGCTGGGCCGCGAGGAAGCAGGCAAAGGCGTCTGAGAAGACGGCGACGTTTGCGGGATCAAAGATTACGTTTGACTGAGCGTACTGTTTACATAGAGATACCAAGGGTAGATAAAAGTATGCTTGTTTTGCACTTCCTACGATAATCGTTCAATAGTTGATGTCGACTTACACCGCACATGTACTGGCAAACCCCCTTCCATCGGTAGTGTCAAGCTGCTCTTGCTCACCCTCTCCCCTTCAAACGCAGGCACAAAGTCAAACATTGGCACCAACCTCGCCAGCGTCTGCACCGCAACGAGCtccgccatcttcttccccagaCACACACGCGGTCCGCCGTTAAAAACGGGAAACTCGGCCGCTGGGCGTTGTGCGACGGTCATGTCCCCAGACGGCGAAGTCGTCAGCCATCGCTCTGGACGAAAGTCATCTGCGTCTGGGCCCCATGTTGTTTGTGAGCGGCCCATGGCCCACGCACACCAGACGACAATGGCGCCGGTGGGGAGTGAGGTGCCGTCTGGAAGGGTTGTGGCTTGTTGGGCTTGCTTGATCTCGAAGGGGATGGGAGGACGGAGGCGGAGGGTTTCGTAGAAGACGGCGAGGACGTAGGGCAACCGTGTAGGCGTGAGGAGCTCAGGATCCAAAGGATTGTCAGATGCAACCCCAGCCTCATCACGTAGACTCTGAATCGATTGTCGTAGTGTAGCTGTTACATGTGGGTGTCTCATGAGGAGATAGAGCGTCCACGTCAACGCTTGGGCAACAGTATCTCGACCAGCGGAGAGATAGTTCAATGCCGCATCAGCAACAAGACCTTCGTCGCCAATAGAGTCAAGAAGTGACTGTATCAAGCTGCCTGGTGAATCAGATTGGGCCTTTTCATCGCCAGCTCTCGCACGGTCAGCCACAGCGCTCGTCACGATGCGTCGTCCATAAGCCTTGACAGTTGCGATAGCCTGACGCATCCGACCTCCTGTAACGAGCTCCGTGAGGAACCACAGCGGGTTCTGGAAGCGCTCTGCAGTGGCCCCAGAGGCGTCTTCGAAGGCGACGGTAAAGTCATCGTCAGCGTGCATCTCCATGTTGTACGCCATCCGCCCCATGAGTTGCGTCGTAATCTCATGCACCACAGCCTGCAAATCCACAGCCTCCTTTGCCTCAGCTTTCTCTTTCAAAGCCCTCACAGCTTGTTCCAGATATTCAGGTAAGCGCACACTCGTGAGAGCCCGCAGTGCTGGCGCAGCGAGGAATCGCAAGCCAGCCTTTCGCTGAAGCCGCCACAACTCCCCGTCAACATTGATAATGCCATGGCCAAAGAGGTCCCAGGAGCGCTGCTTGAAAAAGTCTCCCTTCTCAAAGACGCCCTCATTCTTAAATATGAAATCCAGATTGCGCGGGTCGTTGACGATGACGCCCGGCGGGAGGGACGGAACCGAGATGTGGAGGGTTTCA
The window above is part of the Fusarium falciforme chromosome 3, complete sequence genome. Proteins encoded here:
- a CDS encoding BUD22 domain-containing protein, with the translated sequence MPKRKRGEPSLGEKLEKHCNEVFRALKSAKGFERQRLSKRLREDGIGPDKKERLEREVTVLKSLDLHQTARAHMYSSLLKVKTLAASPDLPEEIRAGVPKPELSPDEQAALHNVTSGLYNREPVKQAVDRAVTAVCQALNVPLPEKAKRSRKSKREEKEEQPSDRIENATKTEKEAPEDDVLASVEEEEDGYGDESEFEGFSDVDTAAQDVEEMDSEDEAEEEKELSKYENLLGGSSDEDEDFDDERFAQFRGKEKVNLDDISVSGSDAEPELDSDSDSEPEARKQPSVSLSPSPPPAKKKKKDKTAPSRPRDSTFLPSLMGGYISGSESASDVDVAPSKKRLGQRQRQAIWEKKFGTRAKHLQRPAKQRGGRDSGWDMKRGAVDGGDEQQRTPWKKGIRNPLTRQAADSKPEVQRPPTKKDDEGPLHPSWAARKQAKASEKTATFAGSKITFD